One Cryptomeria japonica chromosome 9, Sugi_1.0, whole genome shotgun sequence genomic window carries:
- the LOC131858062 gene encoding uncharacterized protein LOC131858062 — MVFIKSVDASNEIKNAETLCNLLDGVVREVGVENVVQIITDNAAAYVSAGRMLMQRHPSITWSPCAAHCLDLVLEDIGKIGWVKKVVEDAKSVTKFIYNHTWVLALMRKHTNGKDLVRPGVTRFASHFITLQSILSAIPHLKQMFVSDAWLGSAYSKRPEAEKIVTIVFDEGFNKSGEELTTVTEPLVRVLRMVDGEGMPMGFIYEAMDRAKEAISHYYRGNARKCEIFWRIIDRRWTNQLHQPIHAFAYFLNPKFYFSDSFRADEEVMAGVITCIDKMTPDPELRDKVLDELEIYKSAEGRLFSSQLAIDRRGKQQPDLWWENYGAGTPNLQKIAIRVLSQPCSASGCERNWSVFESIHTKKRNRLSQKRLNDLVFVRYNLRLRVRQVEGVSHEAIDLDEIDPYGDWTMNEQNDGDDVLLTEEEIAEIERGAAQDAEGARLDEDEDEDEDDDEDYDFEEESSHHLDTTTPTATTSSSRPEKLSYIRKNTKRKM, encoded by the exons atggtattcataaagtctgttgatgcctcaaatgaaataaaaaatgcagagactttgtgtaatctgttggatggtgtggttcgggaagttggagttgagaatgttgtccaaattatcacggacaacgcagctgcatatgtatctgcaggtagaatgcttatgcagaggcatccttcgattacatggagtccttgtgctgcacattgcttggacttggtgctagaggacattgggaagattggatgggtgaagaaggtggttgaagatgcaaaaagtgtcaccaaattcatctacaaccatacttgggtgcttgctttgatgagaaaacacacaaatggcaaggaccttgtgcgacctggagtgacacgatttgctagccacttcatcactttgcagagcattcttagtgccattcctcatcttaagcagatgtttgtgtcagatgcttggttggggtctgcatactccaaaagacctgaagcagagaagattgtgaccattgtttttgatgaagggttcaataaaagtggagaggagttgactacg gtgacagaacctttggtgagggttcttcgtatggtggatggagagggcatgccaatgggtttcatttatgaggccatggatagggccaaagaggccatttcacattactatcgtggaaatgcaagaaaatgtgaaatcttttggcgcatcattgatcgtaggtggacaaaccaactccaccaaccgatacatgccttcgcctactttttgaacccgaaattctacttctctgattcatttagggctgatgaggaggtcatggcaggtgttattacatgcattgataagatgacacctgatcctgagttgagagacaaggttcttgatgagttggag atctacaaaagtgcagaggggagactcttctcatcacaactagcaattgataggagaggaaaacaacaaccag atttatggtgggagaattatggtgccggcacgcctaatcttcaaaagatagctatccgtgttttgtctcagccatgcagtgcttctgggtgtgaacgaaattggagtgtctttgaaagcattcacacaaagaagagaaatagattgtcacaaaagcggctcaatgatctagtatttgttcggtacaaccttcgccttcgagttagacaggtggagggtgtttcacatgaggccattgacttggatgaaattgatccatatggtgattggaccatgaatgaacaaaatgatggtgatgatgtcctccttaccgaagaagaaattgcagaaatagagagaggagcagcacaagatgcagaaggagcaagattggatgaagatgaggacgaagatgaggatgatgatgaggactatgactttgaagaagaatcatctcaccatttagataccacaacacccactgctactacttctagctcaaggcctgaaaaattgagctatattaggaaaaatacaaagaggaagatgtag
- the LOC131073976 gene encoding uncharacterized protein LOC131073976 isoform X2 produces the protein MLRSKPALRPMIVGEEWSSSSYATTPAGIEMADCIFDEQGFWVPCDEIVKFVKPLVVLLRVADGDKPAMGYIYEGMDRAKEAIRFVYGADESKYGPIWEIIDRRWHHQLHRPIHAATYYLNLAFRFIPSFKADAEVLNGLYAIMEKMGPAGTSQIDLFRELQMFSDAQGETFSRPVAKDDHWWNFFGPETPNVQKLAIRILSQPCSASGCERNWSMFEHIHSKRRNRLSVEKMNDLVFVHYNLCLRMRKNATVDMSPIILDVVDLEAEWANENQIAPGTPTAVFSDDDIDWINQVDIEAEAVAMAEEEQRAQAETGNTETQSDTIVLDVGEHDTTVPDVGEHGMVSRGATMAVESSRTYFKRLRRGPG, from the exons atgcttaggtctaagccTGCCTTGAGAcctatgattgttggtgaggagtggtcttcctcatcctatgctaccacccctgcagggatagagatggcagactgcatttttgatgagcaaggcttttgggtcccttgtgatgagatagtgaag tttgttaagcccttggtggttttgttgcgagttgcggatggagataagcccgcaatgggctatatatatgagggcatggatagggcgaaggaggccatcagattcgtctatggagcagatgagagcaagtatggtcccatttgggagatcattgataggagatggcatcatcagttACATAGACCCATCCATGCGGCAACCTATTATCTGAATCTggcattccgttttatcccttctttcaaggctgatgcggaggtccttaatgggctatatgcaatcatggagaagatgggacctgctggtacttctcagatagacctttttcgagagctacagatgttctcagatgcacaaggggagaccttctctcgtcctgtcgccaaagacg atcattggtggaacttttttggcccagagacaccaaatgttcagaagttggccattcgtatcttgagccaaccatgcagcgcatcaggttgtgagcgcaattggagtatgtttgagcacatacactccaagaggcgcaatagattatctgtggagaagatgaatgatctcgtctttgttcactacaacctctgcctgagaatgagaaagaatgcaacagttgacatgtctcctatcattctagatgtggttgatcttgaagcagagtgggccaatgagaatcagatagctcctgggactcctacagctgtatttagtgatgatgacattgattggatcaaccaggtagatatagaggctgaggctgtagccatggcagaggaggagcagagagcacaagcagagacaggaaatactgagactcagagtgacacaattgttcttgatgttggtgagcatgacacaaccgttcctgatgttggtgagcatggcatggtgtcacggggagcaactatggctgttgaatcatccaggacctactttaaacgccttcgTAGGGGACCAGGGTGA
- the LOC131073976 gene encoding uncharacterized protein LOC131073976 isoform X1 → MLRSKPALRPMIVGEEWSSSSYATTPAGIEMADCIFDEQGFWVPCDEIVKFVKPLVVLLRVADGDKPAMGYIYEGMDRAKEAIRFVYGADESKYGPIWEIIDRRWHHQLHRPIHAATYYLNLAFRFIPSFKADAEVLNGLYAIMEKMGPAGTSQIDLFRELQMFSDAQGETFSRPVAKDGRTTMMPDHWWNFFGPETPNVQKLAIRILSQPCSASGCERNWSMFEHIHSKRRNRLSVEKMNDLVFVHYNLCLRMRKNATVDMSPIILDVVDLEAEWANENQIAPGTPTAVFSDDDIDWINQVDIEAEAVAMAEEEQRAQAETGNTETQSDTIVLDVGEHDTTVPDVGEHGMVSRGATMAVESSRTYFKRLRRGPG, encoded by the exons atgcttaggtctaagccTGCCTTGAGAcctatgattgttggtgaggagtggtcttcctcatcctatgctaccacccctgcagggatagagatggcagactgcatttttgatgagcaaggcttttgggtcccttgtgatgagatagtgaag tttgttaagcccttggtggttttgttgcgagttgcggatggagataagcccgcaatgggctatatatatgagggcatggatagggcgaaggaggccatcagattcgtctatggagcagatgagagcaagtatggtcccatttgggagatcattgataggagatggcatcatcagttACATAGACCCATCCATGCGGCAACCTATTATCTGAATCTggcattccgttttatcccttctttcaaggctgatgcggaggtccttaatgggctatatgcaatcatggagaagatgggacctgctggtacttctcagatagacctttttcgagagctacagatgttctcagatgcacaaggggagaccttctctcgtcctgtcgccaaagacggtaggacaactatgatgccag atcattggtggaacttttttggcccagagacaccaaatgttcagaagttggccattcgtatcttgagccaaccatgcagcgcatcaggttgtgagcgcaattggagtatgtttgagcacatacactccaagaggcgcaatagattatctgtggagaagatgaatgatctcgtctttgttcactacaacctctgcctgagaatgagaaagaatgcaacagttgacatgtctcctatcattctagatgtggttgatcttgaagcagagtgggccaatgagaatcagatagctcctgggactcctacagctgtatttagtgatgatgacattgattggatcaaccaggtagatatagaggctgaggctgtagccatggcagaggaggagcagagagcacaagcagagacaggaaatactgagactcagagtgacacaattgttcttgatgttggtgagcatgacacaaccgttcctgatgttggtgagcatggcatggtgtcacggggagcaactatggctgttgaatcatccaggacctactttaaacgccttcgTAGGGGACCAGGGTGA